Genomic window (Williamwhitmania sp.):
ACCACAAACCATGCTGTAAGTAGGGCAAGTACAACCACCCCGGTTAGCGATTGCAATATGAAGATAAAGGCAAAAAGCCAGAGAATCAACATCACTCCGCCAATCTTAGCCAGTCGAGACAGTTGCGACATGTAACTCCTGAGCAGATACACCGAAGAGCACAACGCCATATTTACAAGTAACGAAAACCGAATATGTGAGATAAATAATGAAATATCCCGACTAGAGTGTATTACTTTGGGTATTACCTGAAACACCACCAGCATGCTTATGAACGAGCCAGCAAGCACACCACCAATTAATCCAAGAAGCACAATTGTCTTTTCATGGCGGGTAAATGGATTAGTGGTGCTAAACACTAAAGGCAAAACGAGCAGCGGCAGCTTTATACGAAGGTCATGAAACGCCCAGCTAAAACTGGAGGTGAACACAAGTCCCGCAACACTCAGAAAATAAATTACCAGGAACCATTGTAGCGAACGGTTTTGCTTTATAGCCTGAACCTTCCGTCTAAATTCGCCTTCCACAATCCAGTTGACTACCAAAGCAATAATTCCAACGCTGAGGGTAAACTCACTAACTGGAAGTGAAAAAGCTAAAACGGTTGAGAAAAAAACAAGAAAAAATCGATGAATATATTTTGGGAACATACACTTCAATTTTGAGGTTATAGGATGTTTCAAAACTAAACAATAGTAACGATTGCACAAGCAGTGTTAGTGTAATGTCCTATGAAATAAATTGTTGATATGTTGGTTTTATTGCCAAATTAATTGTATTTTTGCATCCCGCAAATTGTGCGGAATTGGATCATTAATGTATCAGGTATTAACTAAAAACAACAGAGTAAAGTGGACACTTTAAGCTACAAGACAGTGTCGGTAAACAGCGCCACGGCTAAGAAAGAGTGGGTTGTTATAGATGCCACCGACGAGGTTCTTGGTCGTCTTGCTTCCAAAGTTGCGAAACTCCTCCGAGGCAAGTACAAACCAAGTTTCACTCCGCATACCGATTGTGGAGACAATGTAATTATCATCAACGCCGAAAAAGTGAGGCTTACCGGAAAGAAGCTCACCGATAAGGTGTACGTTCGACACAC
Coding sequences:
- the rplM gene encoding 50S ribosomal protein L13, coding for MDTLSYKTVSVNSATAKKEWVVIDATDEVLGRLASKVAKLLRGKYKPSFTPHTDCGDNVIIINAEKVRLTGKKLTDKVYVRHTGYPGGQRFTTPKELLSKKPNAVLEIAVRGMLPKTRLGRELFRNLFVYAGGEHPHQAQQPKEIKINNLK